In Desulfatiglans sp., the following are encoded in one genomic region:
- a CDS encoding Hsp70 family protein, with product MAIDFGTSNTVVAFWNEEKHDVDLHAVEDVSLPFFFEQDGLNIEIPYIPSMICYRDKNTSFIGAQVIDKMLEKSKGSFRWLKAFVQSRRKINYPLPDGTTMDYFTAGRDFLEKILFFAEKTGCIDLASGEVVFTVPVESFEHYTDWLSSTCRDLGIKRYRFLDESSACVFGYDTQLQKGDVYLIFDFGGGTLDVSVIKIEEQVDLGIGCRVMGKAGCRIGGRTIDGWLYGDILKRADMNVLDAREASALFMRGVEEIKESLTRNDEYTYDITHELSGLRLKGKYKRSELEDLLEENGLYHNVQETVDRALKHAYEKGIEKSSIKEVLLVGGTSMIPSIRRQVRTLFGDRTKYFRPYDAVARGACRFLSSDMENLYDHIQHDYAIKSYNRKTGTHEFLPLIQRGTQFPTEAEFKKMTMKATRDGQRFFGIDIFEIAEKVSTTNCAGEIVYDMNGCAVFDNSNNRSGESNEFWMNENNPTFIEASPPGEKGVKRFSVGFRVDPNKALRVTVRDIFTQKLLYDDYPVVRLR from the coding sequence ATGGCAATTGATTTTGGAACCTCAAACACTGTTGTTGCGTTCTGGAATGAAGAAAAACATGATGTTGACCTCCATGCCGTTGAAGATGTATCCCTGCCTTTCTTTTTTGAACAGGATGGCCTGAACATAGAGATACCCTATATCCCTTCCATGATCTGTTACAGGGATAAAAATACAAGCTTTATAGGCGCCCAGGTTATTGATAAAATGCTTGAAAAAAGCAAGGGCTCATTCAGGTGGCTTAAGGCTTTTGTTCAGTCCAGGAGAAAAATAAATTATCCCCTTCCTGACGGGACTACAATGGATTACTTTACAGCAGGCCGTGATTTCCTTGAGAAGATACTGTTTTTTGCAGAAAAGACCGGGTGTATTGATCTGGCATCAGGTGAAGTGGTCTTTACGGTGCCAGTGGAATCCTTTGAACATTATACTGACTGGCTCTCTTCCACATGCCGTGACCTTGGAATAAAAAGATATAGGTTTCTGGATGAATCAAGCGCCTGTGTATTCGGGTACGATACGCAACTTCAAAAGGGTGACGTTTATCTTATTTTTGATTTTGGCGGCGGTACGCTGGATGTATCTGTTATAAAAATAGAAGAACAGGTTGACCTCGGTATCGGCTGCAGGGTAATGGGAAAGGCCGGGTGCAGAATCGGAGGGCGAACAATAGATGGCTGGCTCTATGGAGATATACTGAAACGCGCTGATATGAATGTACTGGATGCAAGAGAAGCAAGCGCCCTTTTTATGAGGGGTGTGGAAGAAATAAAAGAAAGCCTTACAAGAAATGACGAATACACCTATGACATAACCCACGAATTATCAGGACTCAGGCTCAAAGGAAAATACAAACGAAGCGAACTTGAAGACCTCCTTGAAGAAAACGGCCTTTACCATAATGTCCAGGAAACCGTTGACAGGGCGTTAAAGCATGCCTATGAAAAAGGGATTGAGAAGTCTTCAATAAAAGAGGTCTTGCTGGTTGGCGGAACGAGCATGATTCCAAGTATCCGCAGACAGGTCCGAACACTGTTTGGAGACAGAACAAAATATTTCAGGCCATATGATGCTGTTGCCAGAGGCGCATGCAGGTTTTTAAGCAGTGACATGGAAAATTTATATGACCATATACAGCACGATTATGCGATAAAAAGCTATAATCGAAAAACAGGAACTCACGAGTTTTTACCCTTGATACAAAGGGGAACACAGTTTCCAACTGAAGCAGAATTTAAAAAGATGACCATGAAGGCCACAAGGGATGGCCAGCGCTTTTTTGGAATAGATATCTTTGAAATAGCAGAAAAGGTCAGTACTACAAATTGTGCTGGTGAAATTGTCTATGACATGAACGGTTGCGCTGTATTTGATAATAGCAATAACAGGTCCGGCGAATCCAATGAGTTCTGGATGAATGAAAACAACCCTACCTTCATAGAGGCATCACCTCCTGGTGAAAAGGGGGTAAAAAGATTTTCTGTAGGCTTTAGAGTAGACCCTAATAAGGCCTTGAGGGTAACAGTCAGAGATATTTTTACGCAAAAACTCCTTTATGATGATTACCCGGTTGTCAGGTTGAGGTAA
- a CDS encoding DUF2997 domain-containing protein encodes MNIEEIEVFIDASGEVKYEVRGIKGKKCLDLTEDLEMDLGGNILLREETSEMHEQEAGQEINVDEEIKIKN; translated from the coding sequence ATGAATATTGAAGAGATTGAGGTCTTTATTGATGCGAGCGGTGAGGTTAAATATGAAGTTCGAGGCATTAAAGGAAAAAAATGCCTTGATTTAACTGAAGACCTTGAAATGGACCTTGGCGGAAACATCCTGTTAAGAGAAGAGACATCAGAAATGCATGAGCAGGAAGCCGGGCAGGAGATCAATGTTGATGAGGAAATTAAAATAAAAAATTAA
- a CDS encoding AAA family ATPase yields the protein MLTQFQQELILYFKARFTLIYVVTSEEERLLKEIAGACENLGKPAYSWDVADSFVPLTESADKVDRPAKDPLSALDMILKIDQDAVFVLKDFHGLWDKNHQITRKIKNLAQNLKQTRKNIIVTSHVARVPDELSDQVYTIDYTPPDYDGIKQILDGFANIPNIKLNLTDLGKDRLIHSALGLTANQAQRVFAKAIVKKGGLDEQDIDLVTHEKKAIIRESGALEFYSATENINQVGGLDVLKDWLRSRGNCFSSSASDYGLTPPKGLLLIGVPGTGKSLTAKVVSGLWHQPLIRLDMGAVFGSLVGQSEENIRKALKLAETVSPCVLWIDEVEKGLSDSGGDSGTSSRVFGTLLSWMVEKKKPVFVVCTANNISRIPPEFSRAGRFDAIFFLDLPTFKERKEIFQVHLLKKRPVIDHYDLDQLARESEGYVGSEIEQAVIAAMVRAFNDGKREFTTEDILHVLKTREEVVPISISQKDNIRHLRRWLEEGRARSASFRETSSALKEQVKVPDFMTTPSIEIEGK from the coding sequence ATGCTTACGCAGTTTCAACAGGAGCTTATACTGTATTTTAAGGCCAGATTTACTTTGATCTATGTTGTTACATCTGAAGAAGAACGTCTACTAAAAGAGATTGCAGGGGCATGTGAAAACCTCGGCAAACCGGCCTATTCATGGGATGTTGCAGACAGCTTTGTACCCCTCACAGAATCAGCAGACAAGGTTGACCGCCCTGCAAAAGATCCCTTAAGCGCCCTGGACATGATCCTTAAAATAGACCAGGATGCTGTTTTTGTGCTTAAGGATTTTCACGGGTTATGGGACAAGAACCATCAGATAACACGCAAAATAAAAAACCTGGCCCAGAACCTGAAGCAGACCAGGAAAAATATTATTGTTACATCCCATGTTGCCAGGGTTCCTGATGAACTGAGTGACCAGGTTTATACAATTGACTATACGCCCCCTGATTATGACGGCATTAAACAGATACTTGACGGCTTTGCAAACATACCCAATATAAAATTAAACCTTACCGACCTTGGAAAAGACCGATTGATACACAGCGCCCTTGGTCTTACGGCTAACCAGGCACAGCGGGTATTTGCAAAGGCCATTGTTAAAAAAGGGGGTTTGGATGAGCAGGATATTGATCTTGTTACCCATGAAAAAAAGGCCATTATAAGAGAAAGCGGCGCGTTAGAGTTTTATTCTGCAACAGAAAACATAAACCAGGTGGGCGGGCTCGATGTGCTTAAGGATTGGCTCAGGTCAAGGGGAAATTGTTTTTCATCAAGCGCTTCCGACTATGGGCTAACTCCCCCAAAAGGGCTTCTTTTAATAGGTGTACCAGGGACCGGAAAAAGTTTAACCGCCAAGGTGGTATCAGGCCTCTGGCATCAGCCCCTTATCCGGCTTGATATGGGGGCTGTGTTTGGAAGCCTTGTCGGACAAAGCGAAGAAAATATCAGGAAGGCCCTTAAACTGGCAGAGACTGTAAGCCCATGTGTGCTCTGGATAGATGAGGTTGAAAAGGGGCTCTCTGACTCTGGAGGTGATTCAGGAACAAGCTCAAGGGTCTTCGGTACACTGCTTTCATGGATGGTTGAAAAAAAGAAACCTGTGTTTGTTGTATGCACAGCAAATAATATCTCAAGGATTCCACCTGAATTTTCCAGGGCAGGCAGGTTTGATGCTATATTCTTTCTTGATCTTCCTACCTTTAAAGAAAGAAAAGAGATCTTTCAGGTACATCTGCTTAAAAAAAGACCAGTGATAGATCATTATGATCTGGACCAACTGGCGAGGGAAAGTGAGGGTTATGTAGGCTCAGAGATTGAGCAGGCGGTTATTGCCGCGATGGTAAGGGCCTTTAATGATGGAAAGCGTGAGTTCACTACCGAAGATATTCTGCATGTACTTAAGACAAGGGAAGAGGTTGTGCCTATAAGTATAAGCCAAAAGGATAATATCCGCCATCTCAGAAGATGGCTGGAAGAGGGGCGTGCACGATCCGCATCATTTCGTGAAACATCATCCGCGTTAAAGGAACAGGTGAAGGTGCCTGATTTTATGACTACACCTTCGATTGAAATAGAGGGTAAATAA
- a CDS encoding DUF1257 domain-containing protein, translating to MSHFTKIKTRLIKKEHLIMALQDLGYEVNEGKVQIRGYEGQETEVDIMIPTKNRGYDLGFKKEGDAYELVADWYGIQDIKPESFLKHVQQKYAYHAVKERMEEQGFELVEEENEEDNTIHMTLRRAVY from the coding sequence GTGTCTCATTTTACAAAGATAAAAACTCGCCTGATAAAAAAGGAGCACCTTATTATGGCCTTACAGGACCTCGGCTATGAGGTTAATGAAGGCAAGGTGCAGATAAGAGGCTATGAAGGCCAGGAAACGGAAGTGGATATTATGATCCCTACTAAAAACCGAGGTTATGACCTTGGTTTTAAAAAGGAAGGCGATGCATATGAACTGGTTGCTGACTGGTATGGTATTCAGGATATAAAACCTGAGTCATTTCTTAAACATGTCCAGCAGAAATATGCATATCATGCGGTAAAAGAGCGTATGGAAGAGCAGGGGTTTGAACTGGTGGAAGAAGAAAATGAAGAGGATAATACAATTCATATGACCCTCAGGAGAGCAGTGTATTAA
- a CDS encoding formylglycine-generating enzyme family protein, translating to MLNKIPWYYINPKDGTEMVLVPGGWFWMGSDNTDSDADYNEKPRHLHWLDPFYISIACVTVKQFNQFVEKTGYKVKDYPGSGNKYDQNLGRYNRDTSDHPVRDVNWYDAKAYCEWASLRLPSEAEWELCARGYGAFKYPWGNDWENGHRFGFDNIRGPNGDTSPVYDHPEDASALGTFQQSGNIWEWCEDNYESDAYKRYAEGDFKPPLESGCRVLRGGSWSINYPRRLPRRQPELPQPERLDFIIGFRLALTIGAHNAPAHLNGNAVNHLTKANPESEPAFCDDNVNRQHDNPSERALFYFMADDLEAYHDIDFEQSYLRHWYENGSDELKKAIGSRIIKSGDTRLLAVFKTNRGGRKDTFDEKDIDIQFEVLSKNKEYSQVFNLLPQATYDQGKRIIDTIKQSGWENPNTIGRELQKRLETVLSEKEINQDLPSSYAMSVFKDFRPMFMGCQTVPDDEETLISWLGDEWDFRKRSAALITLVERGYKQLSEAVNNACADPYWQARMAAAGAELLKPGSLSPANRVFLEQDHVYWVRALLNMPKSGRLVNLGPQGLEVLKMVGIRRDPENRPDGPDDFIELIKRFIPESEKAYLLTLGEFLGTDSTWSEDEAYDAGDTDVEIEFE from the coding sequence ATGCTGAACAAAATTCCATGGTATTACATAAATCCCAAAGACGGTACAGAAATGGTTCTGGTACCCGGCGGGTGGTTCTGGATGGGATCTGATAACACGGATTCTGATGCGGATTATAACGAAAAACCCCGCCACCTTCACTGGCTTGATCCATTTTACATCAGCATAGCCTGTGTTACAGTAAAGCAGTTCAATCAATTTGTAGAAAAAACGGGATATAAGGTCAAAGATTATCCAGGTTCTGGAAATAAATATGATCAGAATCTGGGAAGATATAATAGAGATACATCTGACCATCCCGTAAGAGATGTCAACTGGTATGATGCAAAGGCATATTGTGAATGGGCCAGTTTAAGGCTCCCATCTGAGGCAGAATGGGAATTATGTGCAAGGGGTTATGGTGCCTTTAAATACCCATGGGGTAATGACTGGGAAAATGGCCACAGGTTTGGCTTTGACAATATAAGAGGGCCAAATGGGGATACATCCCCGGTGTATGATCATCCGGAAGACGCAAGCGCCTTGGGTACCTTTCAGCAGAGTGGAAACATATGGGAGTGGTGTGAAGATAATTATGAAAGCGATGCTTATAAAAGATATGCTGAAGGTGATTTTAAACCTCCTTTAGAATCGGGCTGTCGGGTTCTTCGCGGAGGTTCCTGGAGCATCAATTACCCCAGGAGACTTCCGCGGCGTCAGCCGGAGTTGCCTCAGCCCGAAAGACTGGATTTCATTATAGGGTTTCGTTTAGCCTTAACAATTGGAGCACATAATGCGCCTGCACACCTGAATGGAAATGCTGTGAACCATCTTACAAAAGCGAACCCTGAATCAGAACCCGCTTTCTGTGATGACAATGTAAACCGGCAGCATGATAATCCTTCAGAGCGGGCGCTTTTTTATTTTATGGCGGATGATCTTGAGGCTTATCATGATATTGATTTTGAGCAGTCCTATCTCAGGCACTGGTATGAAAACGGATCCGATGAGCTTAAAAAGGCGATAGGTTCCAGAATAATAAAAAGCGGCGATACAAGGCTGTTGGCTGTCTTTAAAACTAACAGGGGCGGCAGAAAAGATACTTTTGATGAAAAAGATATAGATATCCAGTTTGAAGTCCTGTCAAAAAATAAGGAATATTCCCAGGTTTTTAATCTGCTGCCCCAGGCGACCTATGATCAGGGTAAACGTATTATTGACACTATAAAGCAGTCTGGCTGGGAAAATCCAAATACCATTGGAAGGGAGCTCCAGAAGCGGCTTGAAACAGTCCTTTCTGAAAAAGAGATAAACCAGGATTTACCATCGTCCTATGCTATGTCTGTTTTTAAGGATTTCAGGCCTATGTTTATGGGGTGTCAGACAGTACCCGATGATGAAGAAACGCTTATATCATGGCTCGGAGACGAATGGGATTTCCGAAAGCGCAGTGCTGCACTCATTACTTTGGTAGAAAGAGGATATAAGCAACTGTCTGAAGCTGTCAACAATGCATGTGCTGACCCGTACTGGCAGGCTCGCATGGCAGCGGCAGGGGCAGAGCTTTTAAAACCCGGGAGCCTGAGCCCTGCTAACAGAGTTTTTCTGGAACAGGATCATGTATACTGGGTGAGGGCATTGCTTAATATGCCTAAATCCGGGCGATTAGTGAACCTTGGACCTCAGGGGCTTGAAGTGTTAAAAATGGTAGGTATAAGGCGTGACCCTGAAAATAGACCGGATGGCCCGGATGATTTTATTGAGTTGATTAAAAGATTTATACCTGAGTCTGAAAAGGCGTATTTGTTGACACTGGGTGAGTTTCTTGGCACAGACAGTACATGGAGTGAGGATGAGGCCTATGATGCCGGTGACACGGATGTGGAGATTGAGTTTGAGTAG
- a CDS encoding radical SAM protein, which translates to MLIHSRLKKSRSNGPGNRAIIWMQGCPFNCPGCFNPGLKDYNGGNDVPVEELVEWVVSIKGIDGISISGGEPTEQLKPLNRFIAAIKEKTNLSILLFSGRTEKDILKLAGGRELIAVLDILIEGLYIRELSNSPGIWPSSENQKIRVMSKRYTEDDFLNLPETEIIITEQGEVIESGLGVMNIY; encoded by the coding sequence ATGCTAATACACAGCCGGTTAAAAAAAAGCCGGTCAAATGGCCCCGGTAATCGGGCGATTATATGGATGCAGGGCTGTCCTTTTAACTGCCCGGGCTGTTTTAATCCGGGGCTTAAGGATTATAATGGCGGTAATGATGTGCCGGTAGAAGAACTGGTTGAATGGGTTGTTTCCATTAAAGGAATAGATGGAATTTCCATAAGTGGCGGGGAGCCGACAGAGCAGCTTAAACCTCTTAACAGGTTTATAGCTGCTATAAAAGAAAAAACAAATTTATCTATATTATTGTTTTCCGGCAGGACTGAAAAAGATATTTTAAAGCTTGCAGGCGGTAGAGAGTTAATAGCCGTGTTAGATATTCTTATTGAAGGATTATACATTAGAGAACTTTCCAATTCGCCTGGCATATGGCCGTCATCTGAAAATCAGAAAATAAGGGTTATGAGTAAAAGATATACTGAAGATGATTTTTTAAATCTGCCTGAAACTGAAATAATTATTACAGAACAGGGTGAGGTTATTGAGAGCGGGCTTGGCGTTATGAATATTTATTAG
- a CDS encoding molybdopterin molybdotransferase MoeA produces MTNNINFEIGLNEALNLTLENLDHLDSESVDLTEAVGRVTSSDIYSLVDSPSVAASLKDGYAVVASDISHASILEPVILKLAGYRAAGSMENVHVTAGHAVRVMTGAAIPPGADAVVSEEFTKDEGEAVSVFNYAEKGRNILDRGTDVYKGQCVAKKGMPLSPTDIGQIAAGGHGKVSLVRNPVVAVVSTGDEVIAPGHPMSEGKVYASNMATLVAWCRRYGMMTHSIVVKDDAEEISAALESLYNIADVIITSGGAWTGDRDMVHKILGQLGWKFIFNRIRMGPGKAVGLGMRENKPAFVLPGGPPSNLTGFLQVTLPGLMKMAGYLNPGLPRRMVRLASDIRLRSIDWTQFIFGTLQANDGELIFHPLENESRLQSMAMAQCVVKVPEGIDFYNADTLVMAQIL; encoded by the coding sequence ATGACAAATAACATAAATTTTGAGATCGGTTTAAATGAGGCTTTGAATCTTACCCTTGAGAACCTTGATCATCTTGACTCTGAATCCGTTGATCTTACAGAGGCCGTTGGTAGAGTGACCTCTTCGGATATATACAGCCTTGTAGATTCACCCTCTGTAGCAGCCTCATTAAAAGATGGGTATGCAGTCGTGGCCTCTGATATCAGCCATGCTTCAATATTAGAACCGGTTATACTTAAACTGGCCGGTTACCGTGCGGCAGGCTCAATGGAAAATGTTCATGTAACCGCAGGCCACGCAGTAAGGGTAATGACAGGCGCTGCGATACCACCGGGTGCAGATGCAGTGGTCAGTGAGGAGTTCACAAAGGATGAAGGCGAGGCTGTCAGCGTCTTCAATTACGCTGAAAAGGGCCGAAATATTCTTGACCGCGGTACTGATGTTTACAAAGGTCAATGTGTTGCAAAAAAAGGGATGCCGCTTTCGCCTACTGATATAGGTCAGATCGCTGCGGGCGGACATGGTAAGGTTTCTTTAGTGCGTAATCCTGTGGTGGCTGTTGTTTCCACCGGAGATGAGGTGATTGCACCCGGGCATCCCATGTCAGAGGGAAAGGTTTATGCCAGCAACATGGCAACACTTGTTGCATGGTGCCGCAGGTATGGGATGATGACTCACTCCATAGTGGTAAAAGATGATGCAGAAGAGATATCAGCCGCGCTTGAATCATTATATAATATCGCCGATGTAATAATTACAAGCGGCGGGGCATGGACCGGCGACAGGGATATGGTACACAAGATCCTCGGGCAACTTGGCTGGAAATTTATTTTTAACAGGATACGAATGGGGCCTGGCAAGGCAGTGGGGTTGGGCATGAGAGAGAATAAACCGGCATTCGTGTTACCGGGGGGGCCACCTTCAAACCTGACAGGATTTCTTCAAGTAACTTTACCAGGTCTTATGAAGATGGCAGGTTACTTGAATCCCGGACTTCCCCGCCGAATGGTCAGGCTGGCATCAGATATCAGGTTACGAAGTATTGACTGGACACAGTTTATATTCGGTACATTACAGGCCAATGATGGTGAATTGATATTCCACCCCCTTGAAAATGAAAGCCGCCTGCAATCAATGGCTATGGCCCAATGTGTGGTAAAGGTACCAGAGGGAATCGACTTTTATAATGCTGATACCCTGGTTATGGCTCAGATATTATAA
- a CDS encoding TIM barrel protein has protein sequence MIPKIGITTQIISEAKWYKCLNSLGYQTVEINRLSSKLFLDLYFLEKVKRYTRGYDLSIHSGTRGVFHSNATFTNADLAVLTAELEMCSILGIEQFVFHLNCEMLTLENKKRLKDVIDYAADLNVMMMYESDSNFIAHDTYDVLESFNDLGYVLDIGHLNNSSGKRLLGCDMDDFVRNVKSRVVYIHASNNCGTRDDHFGLNNGTLDWEHILDSLDLSKVNKIIIEVRNTAMVKNSFGDLESYIMNRFLLNTSYKEGNYLIQSM, from the coding sequence ATGATACCGAAAATAGGAATTACAACACAAATTATTAGTGAAGCAAAGTGGTATAAATGTTTAAACTCTCTTGGGTATCAGACTGTTGAAATCAACAGGCTCAGTTCCAAGCTCTTTCTTGATTTGTATTTTTTGGAAAAAGTGAAACGTTATACCAGAGGGTATGACTTAAGCATCCATTCAGGAACCAGGGGAGTTTTTCATTCCAATGCCACTTTTACAAATGCCGACCTTGCAGTTCTGACCGCAGAGCTGGAAATGTGTTCTATACTTGGTATTGAGCAGTTTGTGTTTCATCTTAATTGTGAAATGCTTACTCTTGAAAATAAGAAAAGGCTTAAAGATGTGATTGATTATGCTGCGGATTTAAATGTCATGATGATGTATGAGTCTGATTCAAATTTTATAGCCCATGATACCTATGATGTACTGGAGAGTTTCAATGATCTCGGGTATGTACTGGATATAGGACACCTTAATAACAGCAGCGGGAAGAGACTTCTTGGATGTGATATGGATGATTTTGTTCGGAATGTGAAAAGCCGGGTGGTATATATTCATGCATCCAATAACTGCGGGACAAGAGATGATCATTTTGGGTTGAATAACGGTACACTTGACTGGGAGCATATCCTTGATTCTCTTGATCTTTCAAAGGTTAATAAGATTATCATCGAAGTTAGAAATACTGCCATGGTGAAGAATAGCTTTGGTGATCTTGAGTCTTATATAATGAACAGGTTTCTGCTCAATACTTCGTATAAAGAAGGTAATTATTTGATTCAAAGTATGTGA
- a CDS encoding 4Fe-4S dicluster domain-containing protein, whose protein sequence is MGKKEDKEKGVRDDKLSRREFLITGSSIVAGSIVTAYPATKLMAAEDKSSDVIPKAKGHVEHDSKLCSGCLSCMIACSLAHEGSVSMSTSRIQISRYVFDDFPNDIMGFTCHQCDDPKCVENCPTEACHIDTKNGNVRVIDKEKCIGCKTCFESCILTPHRPVWDSTNGKATKCDLCTNAPYNNKSEPACVAICPQKALKFVS, encoded by the coding sequence ATGGGAAAAAAAGAGGATAAGGAAAAAGGTGTTCGAGATGACAAGTTGTCAAGGCGTGAGTTTCTTATTACAGGAAGTTCAATAGTTGCAGGCAGCATCGTTACCGCATATCCTGCAACAAAATTGATGGCGGCTGAAGATAAATCATCTGATGTCATTCCAAAGGCAAAGGGGCATGTGGAACATGATAGCAAGCTGTGTTCAGGATGCTTAAGCTGTATGATTGCCTGCTCACTTGCCCATGAAGGCAGCGTGAGCATGTCAACATCAAGAATACAGATCAGCAGGTATGTATTTGATGATTTTCCGAATGATATCATGGGTTTTACATGTCATCAATGTGATGATCCGAAATGTGTTGAGAACTGTCCTACCGAGGCATGTCATATAGATACAAAAAATGGCAATGTCAGAGTGATAGATAAAGAAAAATGCATAGGCTGTAAGACCTGTTTTGAATCCTGTATCCTTACTCCCCATCGCCCGGTATGGGATTCTACAAATGGAAAAGCAACAAAATGCGACCTCTGTACCAATGCTCCATATAATAATAAGAGTGAACCAGCTTGTGTGGCCATATGCCCACAGAAAGCCCTTAAGTTTGTAAGCTAG
- a CDS encoding 4Fe-4S dicluster domain-containing protein, producing MAESEKPEGDKKKLNRREFLVGSGAALAAGAIVTGIPVAAQAKANDSYPKSQGYIVYDSRVCWGCQSCMFACSAAHYGEANPALSRIQIIRDAPSFTTYPNDIVMAVCRQCVTPVCVSNCPTGAAHIDTEHGNVRVIDTDKCIGCKKCIQMCPQRPHRTVWNPIIKKSTKCDLCLDTPFWSKKGGPAGEPACVTICPAKALKLVHETPSQEDTRGYDVDLAPPIPKMPSGRGAKKPAPKS from the coding sequence ATGGCTGAATCTGAAAAACCCGAAGGAGATAAAAAGAAATTAAACCGTCGTGAGTTCCTGGTGGGAAGCGGGGCAGCGCTTGCAGCAGGCGCTATAGTAACAGGCATTCCTGTTGCCGCACAGGCTAAAGCCAATGACTCTTATCCGAAATCCCAAGGGTATATAGTCTATGACAGCAGGGTTTGCTGGGGGTGTCAGAGTTGTATGTTCGCATGCTCTGCGGCCCATTATGGAGAGGCTAACCCGGCATTGTCGCGAATCCAGATTATACGTGATGCCCCTTCATTTACGACCTATCCTAATGATATAGTAATGGCAGTATGCAGACAGTGTGTTACGCCTGTATGCGTTTCAAACTGTCCGACAGGTGCTGCCCATATAGATACAGAGCATGGAAACGTAAGGGTTATAGATACTGACAAATGTATCGGCTGCAAAAAATGTATCCAGATGTGTCCGCAGAGACCTCACCGGACAGTGTGGAATCCGATTATTAAGAAATCTACAAAATGTGACCTGTGTTTAGATACTCCTTTCTGGAGCAAAAAGGGCGGCCCTGCTGGAGAGCCGGCATGTGTAACAATATGTCCGGCCAAGGCTCTTAAACTGGTTCATGAGACGCCATCCCAGGAGGACACCAGAGGTTATGATGTTGATCTTGCGCCACCGATACCCAAAATGCCATCTGGCCGAGGCGCAAAAAAACCGGCGCCCAAATCATAG